The Synechococcus sp. WH 8101 sequence ATGCCACTGTCTTCGACTCTCTCGGACTGCTTAAAGGCATAGTAAACCGTCACAGGGAAGGCTGGGTGGGCAAGTGTTGATATTTGGCGGATTGCTAATGACATGCCATCAAGAAAATAAGACTCAGCCTTGTCCTTTCCGCCATGCAAGCAAGCAGTAGCAACGAGCTCTTCCGACTTGTCAATCGAAATCCTAGAAAAAATAGAAGGATAGACATTCTTGAGATTACGCCTTAGCCAGACATAGAAAAATTCCGACAGCTGCGCATAGCCAATGTTGTCATAGTAAGGCGGGTCTGTTGACACAATCTTTCCCCGAGAAGTTGCCTGGTTTCTTGCGTCTTCGTGAATACAATAACCAACCCCTCTCCCAGGCATTTCGTCGATAGACTTTGCAATCCATTCAACACTTGGAGACCATGCTCCTGATGAAGAGCACAGAGGATTGCCTTCGCCATATTCCCAACACATGGCCAGAGCCTGGCGAGCAAACGTATTCCTGAGCTGAAGCTTTGTAGGACTGGAATCCCAGGTAGCTAACGAGGTATGCCTATCAGCCAACTTACTTATTGCAAAAGAGAGGTAGAGTAGTATGGCTTCTGCATATGCTTTCGCGCCCTTTCCTCCTGCTCTCAGGGGCCTTGAATCGGTTGTACCAATGACAGTAGACGCATGACATTCCGCAAGTTGCGAGGCCTGAGCGCATATGTCTGAAAGTATATTCAGAGCAAATAGTTGTCTATTGGTGAAAAGGTCCCCGAAGGATAGAAGGCCGTATAGCACGCAGTTGTTTCGCTTGTTATCGTAGAAGATTTCCTGCTCAGGCCTCCAGTTGGGTGGCTCAATATCAGCTGCTTTTTCTTGGTCAGGAGTTGCCTCAAGAAAAACTCTTTCTCGATCACCTTCGGCAACAACTGCCATTAGGCGAGAGCCCATTCGCCCTGCAAGCCCCTCCTTTTTTATGTAATCACCCGTTATCGGAGTCCCTGTAAGTATGCAGGAAAAGTTGGCTCCCCGAGCCAGTTGCGTTCCCTTTTTGATTGTTGCCCAGTTATCGGGGCGACCTTTTCTAATCTTGAATTCGTATGTAGCGCCTGTGACTAGGGGTTCAAGGTAAACTTCCTTTCCAGGCTTGGCTGACAAGACATAGGTTGAAGTAAGGGGAACCTCGATATCTGCCACAGAGGGATTAGGGCTTCTAACAGTTCTAGCCCAAATCCAAGCAATTACTTCTAGATCTTTGCCTTCGTATTTTTGAAGATCATCCCTTTCGGATGCAAGAGTCGGCGCTATCGATATCTTCGGATAAATCTTGCCTAGGCGCCTATCTGCCTCTTGCCGCACCCACTCTCCGTAATATCGCAAATCACAAGCGATTCCTTTCGCGCCATCCCATTCTTGCTGCAGCAGAGAGTTGCTGCATTGGTGCTCCGGGTTAACCGGAGATGTATTGCTGAATCTTGACGGGATGTCAATGGTTCCAATATTAATAAGAGAGGCAACCGGATTCAAGTCACTCGCGTATGCATCAAGGCCAAGTCGCTGAGCTTCAAGTGGCAGAGTGCATCCTCCGGCAAAAGGATCATGAAAGCTGGGGACATGCAGGGGATTGAATAGTGTGCTCGCTTCTGGGTGATGAGTATTATCAGCGCAACACCGTATCCAGCTTCTTTGGATCTCCTCGACAGCTTCTTGAAGTACTTTATCGCATGATCTGTTTTCCCAAGCGCTTAGACGACTAACTAGAGAAAACAGTCTCTGCCTTTCTCGCTCTTGATCTTCAGCCGTTTCGAAATCCTCCGGAACAGATGAAGGATCATCTACTAATTGGCAGAATATAATTGCTCTTGCGCACGCAGTCGGCTTGCGTGACCACCACAAGTGCAAAGTGCTTGGGTGCCCATGACGGATGCTCTTCTCCCGCGCCGACGCCGCATTGATCGCTTCCAGCGGTATGGCGACCTCAATCAACTTCTTGCGGCGTTTGACGGGGTGGTCGCTCATGGGATGGTCCAGGGATTGATCAGCTGCAGGCCGAGATCGGCGAAATCAGAGGTGTTACGGGTGGCCAGCGGAGCGCCGTGGGCCAGGCCGATGGCTGCGATCACGGCATCGGCGGTGGCGATCGGCCGAGCCAGGCGTTCGCGGTGGCTCACCAGCTCGCCATACCAATGAGCGGCCTCGCTGGTGAAGGCCCACACCCGACCTGCAAACAGGTCGGCTGCCAGTGCATCCCAGCTCTCGCGCAGTGCCTGCTTGCGGCGTCCACCCGGCAGGCGCGCCAGGCCGTGCAGGATCTCCGCTTCGTTCATGGCGGTGATCGCTGCGCTCTCTGGATCGAGGCTGTTGGCCCAGGCCAGAACCCGTTGATCCGGCTGCGGACGCATCAGCTCGGAGATCACGTTGGTGTCGAGAACGATCACCGGCATCGCCTTGGCTGTCAGCGTGGCTCGAACTCAGCGGCTGCAGGGGCTGAGCTGCGCTCCAGCAGATCGAGCTCCACACCGCCCAGCTCAGCGAAATGGGCATGGATGCGGCTGCCCAGGCGCTCCACCTGCACCTCAGCCTGGCTGGATTCGATCGCTGTTCGCAGGATCGTGCGCGCTTCTTCCTCCATGGATCGGCCATGGCGGGCGGCCTGCACGCGCAGCTGAGCCTTGGTGCGCTCGTCGAGATTACGGATGGTGAGGGTGGCCATCGGAGTTGCCTGTCTGC is a genomic window containing:
- a CDS encoding type II toxin-antitoxin system VapC family toxin, encoding MPVIVLDTNVISELMRPQPDQRVLAWANSLDPESAAITAMNEAEILHGLARLPGGRRKQALRESWDALAADLFAGRVWAFTSEAAHWYGELVSHRERLARPIATADAVIAAIGLAHGAPLATRNTSDFADLGLQLINPWTIP
- a CDS encoding plasmid stabilization protein — translated: MATLTIRNLDERTKAQLRVQAARHGRSMEEEARTILRTAIESSQAEVQVERLGSRIHAHFAELGGVELDLLERSSAPAAAEFEPR
- a CDS encoding DUF1156 domain-containing protein — translated: MSDHPVKRRKKLIEVAIPLEAINAASAREKSIRHGHPSTLHLWWSRKPTACARAIIFCQLVDDPSSVPEDFETAEDQERERQRLFSLVSRLSAWENRSCDKVLQEAVEEIQRSWIRCCADNTHHPEASTLFNPLHVPSFHDPFAGGCTLPLEAQRLGLDAYASDLNPVASLINIGTIDIPSRFSNTSPVNPEHQCSNSLLQQEWDGAKGIACDLRYYGEWVRQEADRRLGKIYPKISIAPTLASERDDLQKYEGKDLEVIAWIWARTVRSPNPSVADIEVPLTSTYVLSAKPGKEVYLEPLVTGATYEFKIRKGRPDNWATIKKGTQLARGANFSCILTGTPITGDYIKKEGLAGRMGSRLMAVVAEGDRERVFLEATPDQEKAADIEPPNWRPEQEIFYDNKRNNCVLYGLLSFGDLFTNRQLFALNILSDICAQASQLAECHASTVIGTTDSRPLRAGGKGAKAYAEAILLYLSFAISKLADRHTSLATWDSSPTKLQLRNTFARQALAMCWEYGEGNPLCSSSGAWSPSVEWIAKSIDEMPGRGVGYCIHEDARNQATSRGKIVSTDPPYYDNIGYAQLSEFFYVWLRRNLKNVYPSIFSRISIDKSEELVATACLHGGKDKAESYFLDGMSLAIRQISTLAHPAFPVTVYYAFKQSERVEDSGITSTGWETFLEAVIQSGLRILGTWPIRTELSNRVIGKGVNVLASSIALICDRKDPDARTLSSTEFRREIKSVVPRVARLLEASNIAPVDIAQAAIGPGMGIFSGAKAVLNPDDSRLTVRQALIEINAALDEHLSKDEGVLDADSRFAVTFFESFGYTERDFGDAENLAKARNVSVDGVAKAGILRSVAGKACLLRREQLEEDWDPSRDDRLCVWEATQHLIKRLESGGESASAELLGQLKQISGHGDLAANCRALAYRLYNHCEKTKQAEEARAYNGLVIAWPELERLAASQSTETTVQASLI